In Nasonia vitripennis strain AsymCx chromosome 2, Nvit_psr_1.1, whole genome shotgun sequence, a genomic segment contains:
- the LOC100121444 gene encoding protein MCM10 homolog produces the protein MSHEDSDDDLLADLLANADDDDGPKPSASSSSEPPSKPRALKELDFHFLDKDFSSNFEDETLKVPSPRSQKEAASAIDDHANSSDDEDKKYFEKQQYSDYGKDIKNLLKTKEAEKKDKSLEYTFRKENTDNNSLTRNESLSKTNNSPLSNSFNKLAPKNDKYSLQVPASPSSTLARKDVYSDPIFGLKIVKPLVSSAELTEKMQGRKAVTVSNIKLHLTNQALGLLPEDWVIAGVLLNTSTKTSQKGSHYCIWKISDLSTDMKAVSIFLFSGAYKQFWKTTPGAVVGILNPSVMESRDDKDLATLSVDNALKIMILGTSRDLGRCKSMKKSGDRCTAPVNLSQCEYCIYHIKQEYGKYSRRSELQTTGMRRAFGNTSSSPKTATPQRHPEAANFVAIPAKRNEAQYKKDCERLALLRGDSSAIKKFKQQQQQQQKEPEKKVKATSVELTTCQMRKDQERLTKLQQWSDTQNFDSPTVKEEKKPEPKFSLPVPKLGTGVRGGIIDFSQPIPKNLDRARLSAIEWVRKNGSFKKTNPNKIRPAKEELAEKGIKRRREEEEGEEIEAEKIRKEEVVKSKFQEMLEMKSAHSDLIEKRQDEETEQYFRKLEAKERMEEKMLTTYKIDCKAVRCSVCKYVAFSSSDLCKKLQHPIKVIDAVKRFFKCGDCGNRTISLDRIPTETCKKCSSSKWVKAAMMSEKKTELAGSKLCIRGGEEKFIGSMATDASLNLLVPESD, from the coding sequence ATGAGCCATGAAGATTCAGACGATGACCTTCTTGCTGATCTTTTGGCAAATgcagatgatgatgatggtccGAAACCAAGTGCCAGTAGCTCCTCTGAGCCACCAAGTAAACCACGGGCATTGAAAGAACtcgattttcattttctgGACAAAGACTTTTCTAGCAATTTCGAAGATGAGACACTCAAAGTTCCATCCCCGAGGAGCCAGAAAGAAGCTGCCTCTGCTATTGACGACCACGCAAACTCCTCTGATGACGAGGATAAGaagtattttgaaaaacaacAGTATTCTGACTATGGGaaagatattaaaaatttgcttaaGACTAAGGAAGCTGAGAAAAAAGACAAAAGTTTAGAATATACTTTTAGGAAGGAAAACACCGACAACAATAGTTTGACAAGGAATGAGTCACTTTCTAAGACCAATAACTCTCCTTTATCAAATAGTTTCAACAAATTGGCTCCAAAAAATGACAAGTACAGCTTGCAAGTTCCAGCAAGTCCTAGCAGTACCTTGGCTCGCAAAGACGTATACAGTGATCCAATTTTTGGTCTAAAGATTGTCAAGCCCTTGGTGTCATCAGCGGAGCTCACTGAAAAAATGCAAGGTAGAAAAGCTGTAACTGTTTCAAACATCAAGTTGCATTTGACAAACCAAGCTCTAGGACTGCTACCGGAAGATTGGGTGATTGCAGGAGTATTATTGAATACAAGTACTAAAACTTCCCAGAAAGGCAGTCATTATTGCATTTGGAAAATCTCTGATCTTTCTACAGACATGAAAGCAGTTTCCATATTTCTCTTTAGCGGTGCATACAAACAGTTTTGGAAAACAACACCAGGTGCTGTTGTTGGCATTTTGAATCCCTCAGTTATGGAATCTAGAGATGATAAGGATTTAGCCACACTCTCTGTAGACAacgctttaaaaataatgattttaggCACTTCCAGGGACCTGGGCAGGTGTAAATCAATGAAAAAAAGTGGAGACCGTTGTACAGCTCCAGTTAACTTAAGCCAATGCGAATATTGCATTTATCATATAAAACAAGAATATGGAAAATATTCCAGAAGGTCTGAACTTCAAACAACTGGAATGCGAAGAGCTTTTGGAAATACATCCAGCTCACCTAAAACAGCTACACCACAAAGGCATCCAGAAGCAGCAAATTTTGTAGCTATCCCAGCTAAGCGAAATGAGGCTCAGTACAAAAAGGATTGCGAAAGATTAGCCTTATTGAGAGGAGATTCTTCTGCAATTAAGAAGTtcaaacaacaacaacaacaacaacaaaaagaaccagaaaaaaaagtaaaggcGACTAGCGTTGAATTGACAACTTGTCAGATGAGAAAAGATCAAGAAAGATTAACAAAATTGCAACAGTGGTCCGATACACAGAATTTTGATTCTCCAACTgtaaaggaagaaaaaaaaccagAACCAAAGTTCAGTTTGCCTGTTCCAAAATTGGGAACTGGAGTGAGAGGAGGTATAATAGACTTTTCTCAGCCGATTCCAAAAAATCTTGACAGAGCTAGGCTCAGTGCTATTGAGTGGGTCAGAAAAAACGGCTCTTTCAAAAAGACAAATCCAAATAAAATTCGTCCAGCTAAAGAAGAATTGGCGGAAAAAGGAATTAAGCGTAGacgagaagaagaggaaggcGAAGAAATAGAAGCGGAAAAAATTAGGAAGGAAGAAGTTGTCAAAAGTAAATTCCAAGAAATGCTAGAAATGAAATCAGCTCATTCAGATCTTATCGAGAAGCGGCAAGACGAGGAGACGGAGCAATACTTCCGAAAATTAGAAGCAAAAGAACGCATGGAAGAGAAGATGTTGACGACTTACAAAATCGATTGCAAAGCTGTAAGATGTAGCGTTTGTAAATACGTTGCTTTTTCGAGTTCAGATTTGTGCAAGAAATTGCAGCATCCAATCAAAGTCATTGATGCGGTTAAAAGATTCTTCAAGTGCGGCGATTGTGGAAACAGAACTATAAGTCTCGACAGAATACCCACGGAAACTTGCAAAAAATGTTCCAGCTCCAAATGGGTAAAAGCTGCCATGATGAGCGAAAAGAAAACTGAATTGGCTGGTTCAAAGTTGTGCATAAGAGGTGGTGAAGAAAAATTTATCGGATCTATGGCAACTGATGCAAGTCTGAACTTGTTAGTGCCAGAATCTGATTAA
- the LOC100118208 gene encoding eukaryotic peptide chain release factor subunit 1 isoform X2, with protein MSNEETSADRNVEIWKIKKLIKSLEMARGNGTSMISLIIPPKDQISRVSKMLADEFGTASNIKSRVNRLSVLGAITSVQHRLKLYTKVPPNGLVIYCGTIVTEEGKEKKVNIDFEPFKPINTSLYLCDNKFHTEALTALLADDNKFGFIVMDGNGALFGTLQGNTREVLHKFTVDLPKKHGRGGQSALRFARLRMEKRHNYVRKVAEVATQLYITNDKPNIAGLILAGSADFKTELSQSDMFDPRLQAKIIKLVDVSYGGENGFNQAIELAAESLQNVKFIQEKKLIGRYFDEISQDTGKYCFGVEDTLRALELGSVETLICWENLDIQRYVLKNHTNNEEKVLHLTPEQEKDKTHFTDKESGVELELVECQPLLEWLANNYKSFGATLEIITDKSQEGSQFVRGFGGIGGILRYKVDFQSLQADEPLDDVDLDDY; from the exons ATGTCCAACGAGGAGACCTCCGCCGACCGCAATGTCGAGATCTGGAAGATCAAGAAGCTCATCAAGAGCCTTGAGATGGCCAGAGG GAATGGTACTAGCATGATTTCACTTATCATTCCACCTAAGGATCAAATTTCCAGAGTCAGTAAAATGTTGGCTGATGAATTTGGTACAGCATCGAATATCAAGTCTCGAGTCAACAGACTGTCCGTCCTTGGTGCCATCACATCGGTACAACACAGGCTAAAGTTGTATACCAAAG TACCTCCAAATGGCCTGGTTATTTACTGTGGAACAATTGTGACTGAGGAAGGCAAGGAAAAGAAAGTGAACATCGACTTTGAACCCTTCAAACCAATTAATACGTCGCTTTACCTTTGTGACAATAAG TTTCACACCGAAGCATTGACGGCCCTTTTAGCAGACGATAACAAGTTTGGTTTCATTGTTATGGATGGTAATGGTGCACTTTTCGGAACCTTGCAAGGAAATACGCGAGAGGTTCTTCACAAGTTTACGGTCGATTTACCGAAAAAACACG GCAGAGGAGGTCAGTCTGCTCTACGTTTTGCTCGGTTGCGAATGGAAAAACGTCACAATTATGTACGCAAAGTTGCTGAGGTAGCAACGCAGCTTTACATTACTAACGATAAGCCTAACATCGCTGGTTTGATCCTTGCTGGTAGTGCTGACTTCAAAACAGAGCTTAGTCAATCTGATATGTTTGATCCT CGATTGCAAGccaaaatcataaaattagtTGACGTTTCATACGGTGGAGAAAATGGTTTTAATCAAGCTATTGAATTAGCTGCAGAATCATTGCAGAATGTTAAGTTTATTCAAGAAAAGAAACTTATTG GTCGTTACTTTGACGAAATTTCTCAAGACACAGGAAAATACTGTTTTGGAGTTGAAGATACCTTAAGAGCACTTGAACTAGGTAGTGTTGAAACGCTGATATGTTGGGAGAATCTTGACATTCAAAGATATGTCCTAAAAAATCACACAAACAATGAAGAGAAAGTCCTTCACCTCACACCCGAGCAAGAAAAGGACAAAACCCATTTCACTGATAAAGAG AGCGGGGTCGAATTGGAATTGGTAGAGTGCCAACCTCTACTGGAGTGGCTCGCAAACAACTACAAGAGTTTTGGAGCAACCTTAGAAATTATTACGGATAAATCTCAAGAAGGATCGCAATTCGTGAGAGGTTTTGGTGGCATTGGAG GAATTCTGCGCTACAAAGTCGACTTCCAGTCATTACAGGCTGACGAGCCTCTCGATGACGTCGACCTCGACGATTATTAA
- the LOC100118237 gene encoding lys-63-specific deubiquitinase BRCC36 isoform X1, whose amino-acid sequence MSNQLKKVILQADVYMVCLQHALSTENFEVMGLLIGDNVDGVSNISAVIILRRSDKKKDRVEISSDQLLKATTEAERLTEELQRRMRVLGWYHSHPHITVWPSHVDVGTQQMYQTMDPCFVGLIFSVFSEDKSTMEQEVLLTCFQSVNGKSKEIPLEIQCTPDISVNCSKTMIELPKILAQEEADMAEDCSNHPDILISIHNNAVQTRALGHITDVITRPLVQTLHERLKLNRLRAEFLKQQVTHLEGQLGK is encoded by the exons ATGAGTAATCAGCTGAAAAAGGTTATTTTGCAAGCCGATGTTTACATGGTTTGCTTGCAACATGCACTTTCaactgaaaattttgaagTTATGGGTTTACTCATTGGTGAT AATGTCGATGGTGTCAGTAACATATCAGCTGTGATAATCTTAAGACGCTCCGATAAAAAGAAGGACAGAGTTGAAATCTCTTCTGATCAATTACTTAAAGCTACCACTGAGGCTGAACGATTGACAGAGGAACTTCAAAGACGAATGAGAGTGCTGGGATGGTATCATTCACATCCGCATATTACAGTTTGGCCATCGCACGTTG ATGTTGGTACCCAGCAAATGTATCAAACCATGGATCCTTGTTTTGTTggattaatattttcagtatTTTCAGAGGATAAGAGTACTATG GAGCAAGAAGTGTTACTGACATGTTTTCAGTCTGTCAATGGAAAATCTAAAGAAATCCCTCTTGAAATACAGTGTACACCAGATATTTCTGTTAATTGCTCTAAG aCCATGATCGAATTACCAAAAATTTTGGCCCAAGAAGAAGCGGATATGGCTGAAGATTGTAGCAACCACCCTGATATTCTTATTTCCATCCACAACAATGCTG TGCAAACACGAGCCTTAGGACACATTACAGATGTAATTACAAGGCCTTTAGTACAAACACTGCATGAAAGACTAAAATTGAATAGGTTACGTGCCGAGTTTCTTAAACAACAAGTTACTCATTTAGAAGGACAACTAGGAAAATAG
- the LOC100118237 gene encoding lys-63-specific deubiquitinase BRCC36 isoform X2, with amino-acid sequence MFTWFACNMHFQLKILKLWVYSLVMYVYNVDGVSNISAVIILRRSDKKKDRVEISSDQLLKATTEAERLTEELQRRMRVLGWYHSHPHITVWPSHVDVGTQQMYQTMDPCFVGLIFSVFSEDKSTMEQEVLLTCFQSVNGKSKEIPLEIQCTPDISVNCSKTMIELPKILAQEEADMAEDCSNHPDILISIHNNAVQTRALGHITDVITRPLVQTLHERLKLNRLRAEFLKQQVTHLEGQLGK; translated from the exons ATGTTTACATGGTTTGCTTGCAACATGCACTTTCaactgaaaattttgaagTTATGGGTTTACTCATTGGTGATGTATGTTTAC AATGTCGATGGTGTCAGTAACATATCAGCTGTGATAATCTTAAGACGCTCCGATAAAAAGAAGGACAGAGTTGAAATCTCTTCTGATCAATTACTTAAAGCTACCACTGAGGCTGAACGATTGACAGAGGAACTTCAAAGACGAATGAGAGTGCTGGGATGGTATCATTCACATCCGCATATTACAGTTTGGCCATCGCACGTTG ATGTTGGTACCCAGCAAATGTATCAAACCATGGATCCTTGTTTTGTTggattaatattttcagtatTTTCAGAGGATAAGAGTACTATG GAGCAAGAAGTGTTACTGACATGTTTTCAGTCTGTCAATGGAAAATCTAAAGAAATCCCTCTTGAAATACAGTGTACACCAGATATTTCTGTTAATTGCTCTAAG aCCATGATCGAATTACCAAAAATTTTGGCCCAAGAAGAAGCGGATATGGCTGAAGATTGTAGCAACCACCCTGATATTCTTATTTCCATCCACAACAATGCTG TGCAAACACGAGCCTTAGGACACATTACAGATGTAATTACAAGGCCTTTAGTACAAACACTGCATGAAAGACTAAAATTGAATAGGTTACGTGCCGAGTTTCTTAAACAACAAGTTACTCATTTAGAAGGACAACTAGGAAAATAG
- the LOC100118208 gene encoding eukaryotic peptide chain release factor subunit 1 isoform X1: MSNEETSADRNVEIWKIKKLIKSLEMARGNGTSMISLIIPPKDQISRVSKMLADEFGTASNIKSRVNRLSVLGAITSVQHRLKLYTKVPPNGLVIYCGTIVTEEGKEKKVNIDFEPFKPINTSLYLCDNKFHTEALTALLADDNKFGFIVMDGNGALFGTLQGNTREVLHKFTVDLPKKHGRGGQSALRFARLRMEKRHNYVRKVAEVATQLYITNDKPNIAGLILAGSADFKTELSQSDMFDPRLQAKIIKLVDVSYGGENGFNQAIELAAESLQNVKFIQEKKLIGRYFDEISQDTGKYCFGVEDTLRALELGSVETLICWENLDIQRYVLKNHTNNEEKVLHLTPEQEKDKTHFTDKESGVELELVECQPLLEWLANNYKSFGATLEIITDKSQEGSQFVRGFGGIGGILRYKVDFQSMQLEEVEFDNFDYDDY; the protein is encoded by the exons ATGTCCAACGAGGAGACCTCCGCCGACCGCAATGTCGAGATCTGGAAGATCAAGAAGCTCATCAAGAGCCTTGAGATGGCCAGAGG GAATGGTACTAGCATGATTTCACTTATCATTCCACCTAAGGATCAAATTTCCAGAGTCAGTAAAATGTTGGCTGATGAATTTGGTACAGCATCGAATATCAAGTCTCGAGTCAACAGACTGTCCGTCCTTGGTGCCATCACATCGGTACAACACAGGCTAAAGTTGTATACCAAAG TACCTCCAAATGGCCTGGTTATTTACTGTGGAACAATTGTGACTGAGGAAGGCAAGGAAAAGAAAGTGAACATCGACTTTGAACCCTTCAAACCAATTAATACGTCGCTTTACCTTTGTGACAATAAG TTTCACACCGAAGCATTGACGGCCCTTTTAGCAGACGATAACAAGTTTGGTTTCATTGTTATGGATGGTAATGGTGCACTTTTCGGAACCTTGCAAGGAAATACGCGAGAGGTTCTTCACAAGTTTACGGTCGATTTACCGAAAAAACACG GCAGAGGAGGTCAGTCTGCTCTACGTTTTGCTCGGTTGCGAATGGAAAAACGTCACAATTATGTACGCAAAGTTGCTGAGGTAGCAACGCAGCTTTACATTACTAACGATAAGCCTAACATCGCTGGTTTGATCCTTGCTGGTAGTGCTGACTTCAAAACAGAGCTTAGTCAATCTGATATGTTTGATCCT CGATTGCAAGccaaaatcataaaattagtTGACGTTTCATACGGTGGAGAAAATGGTTTTAATCAAGCTATTGAATTAGCTGCAGAATCATTGCAGAATGTTAAGTTTATTCAAGAAAAGAAACTTATTG GTCGTTACTTTGACGAAATTTCTCAAGACACAGGAAAATACTGTTTTGGAGTTGAAGATACCTTAAGAGCACTTGAACTAGGTAGTGTTGAAACGCTGATATGTTGGGAGAATCTTGACATTCAAAGATATGTCCTAAAAAATCACACAAACAATGAAGAGAAAGTCCTTCACCTCACACCCGAGCAAGAAAAGGACAAAACCCATTTCACTGATAAAGAG AGCGGGGTCGAATTGGAATTGGTAGAGTGCCAACCTCTACTGGAGTGGCTCGCAAACAACTACAAGAGTTTTGGAGCAACCTTAGAAATTATTACGGATAAATCTCAAGAAGGATCGCAATTCGTGAGAGGTTTTGGTGGCATTGGAG GTATTTTGCGGTACAAGGTGGACTTTCAAAGTATGCAGTTGGAAGAGGTTGAGTTCGACAACTTCGACTACGATGACTATTAA